A DNA window from Bradyrhizobium sp. CCBAU 53421 contains the following coding sequences:
- a CDS encoding accessory factor UbiK family protein, which produces MTQTSNRFFDEIGRLMNDAAGAAQGVKREVDTVMRNQAERILRDLDVVKREEFDAVKDMARLAREENEALKARIAALEAKLGGSAG; this is translated from the coding sequence ATGACCCAGACCAGCAACCGGTTTTTCGATGAGATCGGCCGTCTGATGAACGACGCTGCAGGCGCCGCCCAAGGCGTCAAGCGCGAGGTCGACACGGTCATGCGCAACCAGGCCGAACGCATCCTGCGCGACCTCGACGTGGTCAAGCGCGAGGAATTCGATGCGGTCAAGGACATGGCCCGCCTGGCGCGCGAGGAGAACGAGGCGCTGAAGGCAAGGATCGCCGCGCTGGAAGCCAAGCTGGGCGGTTCGGCGGGCTGA
- the trxB gene encoding thioredoxin-disulfide reductase gives MPAPVHAKVVIIGSGPAGYTAAIYAARAMLEPILIQGIQPGGQLTITTDVENYPGFADVIQGPWLMEQMEKQAAHVGTKIVTDLVNKLELGQRPFRLTCDSGDVYLAETVILATGAQARWLGLPSEEKFQGGGVSACATCDGFFYRGKEVVVVGGGNTAVEEALYLTNHASQVTIVHRRDHFRAERILQERLFKHPKIKVVWDSAIDEICGTESPNKVTHVRLKNVRTGALTDLKTDGVFIAIGHAPATELVKGQIKLKPSGYVEVAPNSTATSMPGLFAAGDVADETFRQAVTAAGLGCMAALEAERFIALRASDRAAAE, from the coding sequence ATGCCCGCGCCTGTCCACGCCAAGGTCGTCATCATCGGGTCCGGCCCCGCCGGTTACACCGCAGCGATCTACGCGGCACGCGCGATGCTCGAACCGATCCTGATCCAGGGCATCCAGCCGGGCGGGCAGCTCACCATCACCACCGACGTCGAGAACTATCCGGGCTTCGCCGATGTGATCCAGGGCCCCTGGCTGATGGAGCAGATGGAGAAGCAGGCGGCGCATGTCGGCACCAAGATCGTCACCGATCTCGTCAACAAGCTGGAACTCGGCCAGCGCCCGTTTCGCCTGACCTGCGATTCCGGCGACGTCTATCTCGCAGAAACCGTGATCCTCGCCACCGGCGCCCAGGCGCGCTGGCTCGGACTGCCCTCGGAAGAAAAGTTCCAGGGCGGCGGCGTATCGGCCTGCGCGACCTGCGACGGCTTCTTCTACCGCGGCAAGGAAGTCGTGGTGGTCGGCGGCGGCAACACCGCGGTCGAGGAAGCGCTGTACCTGACCAATCATGCCTCGCAGGTCACCATCGTGCATCGCCGCGATCACTTCCGTGCCGAGCGCATCCTGCAGGAGCGACTGTTCAAGCATCCCAAGATCAAGGTGGTGTGGGATTCCGCGATCGACGAGATCTGCGGTACGGAGAGCCCGAACAAGGTCACCCATGTGCGCCTGAAGAACGTCAGGACCGGCGCGCTGACCGACCTCAAGACCGACGGCGTCTTCATCGCGATCGGCCATGCGCCGGCGACGGAGCTCGTCAAAGGCCAGATCAAGCTGAAACCGTCGGGCTATGTCGAGGTGGCGCCGAACTCCACCGCGACCTCGATGCCCGGCCTGTTCGCCGCGGGCGACGTGGCGGATGAAACCTTTCGGCAGGCGGTCACCGCCGCCGGTCTCGGCTGCATGGCGGCGCTCGAGGCCGAACGCTTCATAGCTCTTCGCGCGAGCGACCGCGCAGCGGCGGAATAA
- a CDS encoding heavy metal translocating P-type ATPase — MAHAEHDHSHADHHHHGAAAHSCCGGKHGHDTTPAEAAFAIDPVCGMKVNPATAKHRFSYHGEEYLFCSGRCRERFEAEPEKYLQPREAEPPMPAGTIYTCPMHPEVRQVGPGSCPICGMALEPEQISLDDGPDPELIDMTRRFWIGLALTLPVFVLEMGSHLGLMHLVPQGWSNWISLVLATPVVLWAGAPFFVRGWQSLGLDPEKWLSGFRVRSSPTEKRTRNLNMFTLIAMGVGVAYVYSVVATLAPQLFPPAFRDMHGSVAVYFEAAAVITVLVLLGQVLELRARAQTSGAIRALLGLAPKTARRITDHGDEDIDIDAIKVGDRLRVRPGEKVPVDGVVIEGSAVIDESMVTGESMPVTKAEGASVIGGTVNQSGGLVMRAEKVGRDTMLSRIVDMVAKAQRSRAPIQRLADRVAGWFVPAVIAAAVLAFIAWTVFGPEPRLTFALVAAVTVLIIACPCALGLATPMSIMVGVGRGAHSGILIRDAQALERMEAIDTLVIDKTGTLTEGKPKVVRIIAAEGVDENDLLRLAASVEQGSEHPLAQAIIAAARERKLASTAVSNFASPSGKGATGTVEGKQVALGNAVLMGELKITTSALDQAAEAARRDGATAIYVAVDGHIAGVIAIADPVKPSAASALQALRTEGLRIVMLTGDNETTARAVAKTLRIDDVEAGVLPERKSEVVQRLRGEGRTVAMAGDGVNDAPALAAADVGIAMGGGTDVAIESAGITLLTGDLMGLVRARRLSVATMRNIRQNLAFAFVYNAAGVPIAAGVLYPLFGILLSPMVGAAAMALSSVSVIGNALRLSRVKLD, encoded by the coding sequence GTGGCACACGCAGAGCACGACCATTCGCACGCGGATCATCACCATCATGGCGCGGCCGCGCATTCCTGCTGCGGCGGCAAGCACGGTCACGACACCACTCCGGCCGAGGCGGCGTTCGCGATCGATCCGGTCTGCGGCATGAAGGTCAACCCGGCGACCGCCAAGCATCGCTTCAGCTACCACGGCGAGGAGTATCTGTTCTGCAGCGGCCGCTGCCGCGAGCGCTTCGAGGCCGAGCCGGAGAAGTATCTCCAGCCGCGCGAGGCGGAGCCGCCGATGCCGGCCGGCACGATCTACACCTGCCCGATGCATCCCGAGGTGCGCCAGGTCGGTCCCGGCAGCTGCCCGATCTGCGGCATGGCGCTGGAGCCCGAGCAGATCTCGCTCGACGACGGGCCGGATCCCGAATTGATCGATATGACGAGGCGGTTCTGGATCGGTCTCGCGCTGACCCTGCCGGTGTTCGTGCTCGAGATGGGCAGCCATCTCGGGCTGATGCATCTGGTGCCGCAGGGCTGGTCGAACTGGATCTCGCTCGTGCTGGCGACGCCGGTCGTGCTGTGGGCCGGCGCGCCGTTCTTCGTGCGCGGCTGGCAGTCGCTTGGGCTTGATCCCGAAAAGTGGCTTTCCGGTTTTCGGGTCAGATCAAGCCCCACTGAAAAGCGCACCCGCAATCTCAACATGTTCACGCTGATCGCGATGGGCGTTGGCGTTGCCTATGTCTACAGCGTGGTCGCGACGCTCGCGCCGCAGCTGTTTCCGCCGGCGTTCCGCGACATGCATGGCTCGGTCGCGGTGTATTTCGAGGCGGCGGCCGTGATCACCGTGCTGGTGCTGCTTGGGCAGGTGCTGGAGTTGCGCGCCCGCGCGCAGACCTCGGGCGCGATCCGCGCGCTGCTCGGTCTTGCGCCCAAGACCGCGCGGCGCATCACCGATCACGGCGACGAGGACATCGACATCGACGCGATCAAGGTCGGCGATCGTCTGCGCGTGCGCCCGGGCGAGAAGGTTCCGGTCGACGGCGTCGTCATCGAGGGCAGCGCGGTCATCGACGAATCCATGGTGACGGGTGAATCTATGCCGGTCACGAAGGCGGAAGGTGCGAGCGTGATCGGCGGCACGGTCAACCAGAGCGGCGGCCTCGTGATGCGCGCCGAGAAGGTCGGTCGCGACACCATGCTGTCGCGGATCGTCGACATGGTGGCAAAGGCGCAGCGCTCGCGCGCGCCGATCCAGCGGCTCGCCGACCGCGTCGCCGGCTGGTTCGTGCCGGCGGTGATCGCCGCCGCCGTGCTCGCCTTCATCGCCTGGACGGTGTTCGGCCCCGAGCCGCGCCTGACCTTTGCGCTGGTTGCCGCCGTCACGGTGCTGATCATCGCCTGTCCGTGCGCGCTGGGACTGGCGACGCCAATGTCGATCATGGTCGGCGTCGGCCGCGGCGCGCATTCCGGCATCCTGATCCGTGATGCGCAGGCGTTGGAGCGGATGGAGGCGATCGACACGCTTGTCATCGACAAGACCGGCACGCTCACCGAGGGCAAACCGAAGGTCGTGCGCATCATTGCCGCCGAAGGCGTCGACGAGAATGACCTGCTGCGCCTTGCTGCCAGTGTCGAGCAGGGCAGCGAGCATCCGCTGGCGCAGGCGATCATCGCGGCGGCCAGGGAGCGCAAGCTGGCATCCACCGCCGTCAGCAATTTTGCCTCGCCCTCCGGCAAGGGCGCGACCGGCACGGTCGAGGGCAAGCAGGTTGCGCTCGGCAATGCCGTGCTGATGGGTGAGTTGAAGATCACAACGTCGGCGCTGGACCAGGCGGCCGAAGCGGCACGGCGCGACGGCGCGACCGCGATCTATGTCGCGGTCGATGGCCATATCGCCGGCGTGATCGCGATCGCCGATCCGGTCAAGCCGTCGGCGGCCAGCGCGCTGCAGGCGCTGCGCACCGAGGGCCTGCGCATCGTGATGTTGACCGGCGACAACGAAACCACCGCGCGCGCGGTGGCGAAGACGCTTCGTATCGACGATGTCGAGGCCGGCGTGCTGCCGGAGCGCAAGAGCGAGGTCGTGCAGCGGCTGCGCGGCGAGGGCCGCACCGTCGCGATGGCGGGCGACGGCGTCAACGACGCGCCGGCGCTCGCTGCGGCCGATGTCGGCATCGCGATGGGCGGTGGCACCGATGTCGCGATCGAAAGCGCCGGCATCACGCTGCTGACCGGCGACCTGATGGGTCTCGTCCGGGCGCGGCGACTGTCGGTCGCGACCATGCGCAACATCCGCCAGAACCTGGCGTTCGCCTTCGTCTACAACGCCGCCGGCGTGCCGATCGCGGCCGGCGTGCTGTATCCGCTGTTCGGCATCCTGCTGTCGCCGATGGTCGGCGCGGCCGCGATGGCGCTGTCCTCGGTCAGCGTGATCGGCAACGCGCTCAGGCTGTCGAGGGTGAAGCTGGATTGA
- the ychF gene encoding redox-regulated ATPase YchF: MGFKCGIVGLPNVGKSTLFNALTETAAAQAANYPFCTIEPNVGEVAVPDPRLDKLSVVAKSAQIIPTRLTFVDIAGLVRGASQGEGLGNQFLANIREVDAIAHVVRCFEDSDITHVEGKIAPLADIETIETELMLSDLDSLEKRVDNLSKKAKGNDKEAKEQLELVNRALVLLRDGKPARALERKPEEERAFRMLGLLTSKPVLYVCNVEEGSAKDGNNFSKAVFERAKEEGAVAVVISAKIESEIATLSREERTDFLETLGLEEAGLDRLIRAGYRLLDLITYFTVGPKEARAWTIDRGTKAPAAAGVIHTDFEKGFIRAETIAYEDYIAGNGEAGARDAGKLRLEGKDYVVADGDVMHFRFNT, encoded by the coding sequence ATGGGATTCAAATGCGGGATCGTCGGACTGCCGAACGTCGGCAAGTCGACGCTGTTCAATGCGCTGACCGAGACGGCGGCCGCCCAGGCGGCGAACTATCCGTTCTGCACCATCGAGCCGAATGTCGGCGAGGTGGCGGTGCCCGATCCGCGGCTCGACAAGCTGTCGGTAGTTGCAAAGTCGGCGCAGATCATCCCGACCCGGCTGACCTTCGTCGACATCGCGGGACTTGTCCGCGGCGCGTCGCAGGGCGAAGGCCTCGGCAACCAGTTCCTCGCCAACATCCGCGAGGTCGACGCCATCGCCCATGTGGTGCGCTGCTTCGAGGACTCCGACATCACCCATGTCGAGGGCAAGATCGCGCCGCTCGCCGACATCGAGACCATCGAGACCGAGCTGATGCTGTCCGACCTCGACAGCCTCGAGAAGCGCGTCGACAATCTGTCGAAGAAGGCCAAGGGCAACGACAAGGAAGCCAAGGAGCAGCTCGAGCTCGTCAACCGCGCGCTGGTGCTGCTGCGCGACGGCAAGCCGGCGCGTGCGCTGGAACGCAAGCCGGAGGAGGAGCGTGCGTTCCGCATGCTCGGGCTGCTGACCTCCAAGCCCGTGCTCTATGTCTGCAACGTCGAGGAAGGCTCGGCCAAGGACGGCAACAATTTCTCCAAGGCGGTGTTCGAGCGCGCCAAGGAGGAGGGCGCGGTCGCAGTGGTGATCTCGGCCAAGATCGAATCCGAGATCGCGACGCTGTCACGTGAGGAGCGTACCGATTTCCTGGAGACGCTGGGCCTCGAAGAAGCCGGGCTCGATCGCTTGATCCGCGCCGGCTATCGGCTGCTCGACCTCATCACCTATTTCACCGTCGGCCCGAAGGAAGCCCGCGCCTGGACCATCGACCGCGGCACCAAGGCACCTGCCGCCGCCGGCGTGATCCATACCGATTTCGAGAAGGGCTTCATCCGCGCCGAGACCATCGCGTACGAGGATTACATCGCCGGCAACGGCGAAGCCGGCGCGCGCGATGCCGGCAAGCTGCGGCTCGAAGGCAAGGACTACGTCGTCGCTGACGGCGACGTCATGCATTTCAGGTTCAATACCTGA
- a CDS encoding 50S ribosomal protein L25/general stress protein Ctc gives MATVKELKATARPKSGKGAARAERRAGRVPGVIYGDNQPPVTISVDDRELRQRILAGRFLTTLFDIDIEGKKHRVIPRDYHLDPVKDFPLHVDFMRLGEGATIRVSVPLHIVNGESSPGVKRGGTVNIVTHALDLECSVDNIPQYIEADVGALEISYSLHLSDVKLPTGVKSLTREDATLVTIVPPSGYAEEQKAAAAAAAGGAAPAAGAAAPAAAAPAAGAAAPAAAAKAPAGGDKKK, from the coding sequence ATGGCGACCGTCAAGGAATTGAAGGCGACCGCGCGTCCGAAGAGCGGCAAGGGGGCCGCCCGGGCAGAGCGTCGCGCCGGGAGAGTTCCCGGAGTGATCTATGGAGACAACCAGCCCCCGGTGACCATCTCGGTCGACGATCGTGAACTGCGCCAGCGCATCCTGGCGGGCCGGTTCCTCACCACGCTGTTCGACATCGATATCGAGGGCAAGAAGCATCGCGTGATTCCGCGCGACTACCACCTCGACCCGGTGAAGGACTTCCCGCTCCATGTCGACTTCATGCGGCTCGGCGAAGGCGCGACCATCCGCGTCAGCGTGCCGCTTCACATCGTGAACGGTGAAAGTTCGCCGGGCGTCAAGCGGGGCGGCACCGTGAACATCGTCACCCACGCGCTCGATCTCGAGTGCTCGGTCGACAACATTCCGCAATACATCGAGGCCGACGTCGGCGCGCTGGAGATCAGCTACTCGCTGCATCTCTCCGACGTCAAGCTGCCCACGGGCGTGAAGTCGCTGACCCGCGAGGACGCGACGCTGGTCACCATCGTGCCGCCGTCCGGCTACGCCGAAGAGCAGAAGGCCGCGGCTGCGGCGGCTGCCGGTGGCGCTGCTCCGGCCGCGGGTGCTGCGGCTCCGGCCGCGGCGGCTCCGGCTGCGGGTGCTGCGGCTCCGGCCGCGGCTGCCAAGGCCCCCGCTGGCGGCGACAAGAAGAAGTAA
- a CDS encoding LysR family transcriptional regulator, translating into MARSRDGFTDMDWDKLKVFHAAAEAGSFTHAGEQLGLSQSAVSRQVSALEQELSVSLFHRHARGLILTEQGDLLFRTAHDVFMQLQAARAKLTDSRERPSGDLKITTPPALGINWLIPRLDEFTALYPDIRISLIVTDEDLDLSMREADVAIRTRKPTQPDLIQRKLFSIGFHAYCSPEYIKRFGTPRTLDDLDSHRIIMLGDSQVPPHLQNRSWLIDAGRNGSGPREPYFKVNNILGLVRACQQGLGIAALPDYLVEQNNLVQLFGESDSIALDTYFVYPEELKTVARVQVFRDFVVSKAQRWPS; encoded by the coding sequence ATGGCACGATCTCGCGACGGATTTACGGACATGGACTGGGACAAGCTGAAGGTCTTTCACGCAGCGGCGGAGGCTGGCAGCTTCACCCATGCCGGCGAGCAGCTCGGCCTGTCGCAATCGGCGGTCTCCCGCCAGGTCAGCGCGCTGGAGCAGGAGCTCTCGGTCTCGCTGTTTCACCGCCACGCCCGCGGCCTGATCCTCACCGAGCAGGGCGACCTGCTGTTCCGCACCGCACATGACGTGTTCATGCAGTTGCAGGCGGCGCGCGCCAAGCTCACCGACAGCCGCGAGCGGCCGAGCGGCGACCTCAAGATCACAACGCCGCCGGCGCTCGGCATCAACTGGCTGATCCCGCGGCTCGACGAATTCACCGCGCTTTACCCGGACATCCGGATATCGCTGATCGTCACCGACGAGGATCTCGATTTGTCGATGCGCGAAGCGGATGTTGCGATCCGCACCCGCAAGCCGACCCAGCCCGACCTGATCCAGCGCAAGCTGTTCTCGATCGGCTTCCACGCCTATTGCTCGCCGGAATACATCAAGCGCTTCGGCACGCCGCGGACGCTGGATGATCTCGACTCGCACCGCATCATCATGCTCGGCGACTCGCAGGTGCCACCGCATCTGCAGAACCGCAGCTGGTTGATCGATGCCGGTCGCAACGGCTCCGGTCCGCGCGAACCCTACTTCAAGGTCAACAACATCCTCGGCCTCGTGCGCGCCTGCCAGCAGGGCCTCGGCATCGCCGCGCTGCCGGACTATCTGGTCGAACAGAACAACCTCGTGCAGCTGTTCGGCGAGTCCGACTCGATCGCGCTCGACACCTACTTCGTCTATCCGGAAGAGCTGAAGACGGTAGCCCGAGTGCAGGTGTTCCGCGACTTCGTCGTGAGCAAGGCGCAGCGCTGGCCGTCCTGA
- a CDS encoding Lrp/AsnC family transcriptional regulator has product MSKNLDEIDLKILAEIQADGRITNVELAKRVGISPPPCLRRVRALEEEGYIQGYRGLLDPRRLGYDVTVFASVHLSSQADADLRAFENFVRAEPLVRECWMLSGEVDFILKCVAPDMATFQDFVTHLTAAPHVRNVRTSLVLHNSKYEAAVPLDLKAAG; this is encoded by the coding sequence GTGTCGAAGAACCTTGACGAGATCGACCTCAAAATCCTCGCCGAGATCCAGGCCGATGGCCGAATCACCAATGTGGAACTCGCCAAACGCGTCGGAATCTCGCCGCCGCCCTGCCTGCGCAGGGTCCGGGCGCTGGAGGAGGAAGGTTACATCCAGGGATACCGCGGCCTGCTCGACCCGCGCCGCCTCGGCTACGACGTCACCGTGTTCGCCTCGGTGCATCTGTCGAGCCAGGCCGACGCCGATCTGCGCGCCTTCGAGAATTTCGTGCGCGCCGAGCCCCTGGTGCGGGAATGCTGGATGCTGTCGGGCGAAGTCGATTTCATCCTCAAATGCGTCGCCCCCGACATGGCGACCTTCCAGGATTTCGTCACCCACCTGACCGCCGCACCGCATGTGCGCAACGTCAGGACCTCACTGGTGCTGCACAATTCGAAATACGAAGCCGCGGTGCCGCTGGATCTCAAGGCTGCCGGATAG
- the pth gene encoding aminoacyl-tRNA hydrolase: MRLFVGLGNPGAKYASNRHNIGFLAVDEIARRHGFAPWRRRFQGETSEGIVDREKVVLLKPTTYMNESGRAVQEAANFFKLAPSDITVFQDELELPPAKVRVKVGGGIAGHNGLRSISAHIGNEYRRVRLGIGHPGVKELVHSHVLSDFAKSDRAWVEALCQAVADNAGLLAAGHDASFANKVHLTMQAKGFFDKGGNGGEEPA, from the coding sequence ATGCGCCTTTTTGTCGGTCTCGGTAATCCCGGCGCGAAATACGCCAGCAACCGGCACAATATCGGTTTCCTGGCGGTCGACGAGATTGCACGGCGTCATGGTTTCGCACCATGGCGCCGTCGCTTTCAGGGCGAGACCTCCGAAGGCATCGTCGATCGTGAGAAGGTCGTGCTGCTGAAGCCGACCACCTACATGAACGAGTCCGGGCGCGCGGTGCAGGAAGCGGCGAACTTCTTCAAGCTCGCTCCGTCAGACATCACCGTGTTCCAGGACGAGCTCGAACTGCCGCCTGCCAAGGTGCGGGTCAAGGTCGGCGGTGGGATCGCCGGCCACAACGGGCTGCGCTCGATCTCCGCGCATATCGGCAACGAATATCGGCGGGTACGGCTCGGGATCGGTCATCCCGGGGTCAAGGAGCTCGTGCACAGCCACGTGCTGTCGGACTTCGCCAAGAGCGACCGGGCGTGGGTGGAGGCCTTGTGCCAGGCCGTCGCCGACAATGCCGGCCTGCTGGCCGCGGGGCACGACGCCTCGTTTGCCAACAAGGTGCATCTGACGATGCAGGCCAAGGGATTTTTCGACAAGGGCGGGAATGGCGGCGAGGAGCCGGCCTGA
- a CDS encoding 4-hydroxy-tetrahydrodipicolinate synthase: protein MTQLHQQLQGLWLPLITPFRDGELDVTSLRRLVRHYAGGPVDGFILGATSGEGMALGTNELEGLVSVVLDELSANSRHLPVCLGLSGASTARMKETLDDTADWPINGYLIASPYYIRPSQRGLVRHFNALADHASWPIVLYNIPYRTAVNLTNETLLALAEHPNIAGMKDCCADRAQSIDFLNRRPAGFRVLTGEDAQTFDALSDGADGAILLSAHLETDTFASIRTLLKQGKRDAALAAWQSVVGLTRLLFAEPSPAPAKHWLWRQGLIDSPEVRLPMVEVSEDLATWLDAERERRAQLLLPA, encoded by the coding sequence ATGACTCAGCTTCACCAGCAATTGCAGGGCCTCTGGCTGCCCCTGATCACGCCGTTCCGCGACGGCGAACTCGACGTCACCTCGCTGCGCCGCCTCGTGCGGCACTATGCCGGCGGCCCTGTCGACGGCTTCATCCTCGGTGCAACCTCCGGAGAAGGCATGGCGCTCGGCACCAACGAGCTTGAGGGGCTGGTCAGCGTCGTGCTCGACGAGCTCAGTGCCAACTCCCGCCATTTGCCGGTCTGCCTCGGGCTCTCCGGCGCCTCCACCGCCAGGATGAAGGAGACGCTGGACGACACGGCCGACTGGCCGATCAACGGCTATCTGATCGCGAGCCCCTATTACATCAGACCCTCGCAGCGCGGGCTGGTGCGGCACTTCAACGCGCTGGCCGATCACGCATCGTGGCCGATCGTGCTCTACAACATTCCCTATCGCACGGCGGTCAACCTGACCAACGAGACGCTGCTGGCGCTCGCGGAGCATCCCAACATCGCAGGCATGAAGGATTGCTGCGCCGACCGCGCGCAGTCGATCGATTTCCTCAACCGGCGGCCTGCCGGCTTCCGCGTGCTGACCGGCGAGGATGCGCAGACCTTCGATGCGCTGTCGGATGGCGCCGACGGCGCCATCCTGCTCTCCGCGCATCTGGAGACCGACACGTTCGCTTCGATCCGCACGCTGCTGAAGCAGGGCAAGCGCGACGCGGCGCTGGCCGCGTGGCAGAGCGTCGTCGGCCTGACCCGGCTGCTGTTCGCCGAACCGAGCCCTGCGCCGGCCAAGCACTGGCTGTGGCGGCAGGGACTGATCGACAGCCCCGAGGTGCGGCTGCCGATGGTCGAGGTGAGCGAGGATCTCGCGACCTGGCTCGATGCCGAGAGGGAGCGCCGCGCGCAGCTTCTGCTGCCGGCGTGA
- a CDS encoding metal-sensitive transcriptional regulator, giving the protein MRDEVKTSCLKRLKRIEGQIRGLAAMVDEDRYCIDVVTQIAAARAALRRVEEEVLRDHVAHCVEHAISSGDKADQRRKIAELMDVIGRADR; this is encoded by the coding sequence ATGAGAGACGAGGTCAAGACATCCTGTTTGAAACGGCTCAAACGGATCGAGGGTCAGATCCGCGGCTTGGCCGCCATGGTCGACGAAGACCGCTATTGCATCGACGTGGTGACGCAGATCGCCGCCGCGCGCGCCGCACTGCGCCGCGTCGAGGAAGAGGTGCTGCGCGACCACGTCGCGCATTGCGTCGAGCATGCGATCTCGTCCGGCGACAAGGCCGACCAGCGGCGCAAGATCGCCGAGCTGATGGATGTGATCGGGCGTGCGGATAGGTAG
- a CDS encoding dienelactone hydrolase family protein: MIEETVEIPTKDGKTTTFITHPERGGPFPVVIFYMDAPAIREELRDMARRLGTSGYYVMLPNMYYRAGVMELGPINPDPESPERKRMFELMHSLNIPLVMEDTKGLLAYAETQKAANTRIIGTVGYCMSGRYAVNAATHFGDRVKAAASVYGTHLATDQPDSPHLAAQKTKAELYFACAETDIYAPAEIIEQVKAGMKGSNNEVEIYPGTHHGFAFPKRPVYDRDAAERHWERLLALYRRNLVS; encoded by the coding sequence ATGATCGAAGAGACCGTCGAGATCCCGACCAAGGACGGCAAGACCACCACCTTCATCACCCATCCCGAGCGCGGCGGCCCGTTCCCGGTCGTCATCTTCTACATGGATGCGCCGGCGATCCGCGAGGAGCTGCGCGACATGGCGCGCCGGCTCGGCACCTCGGGCTATTATGTGATGCTGCCCAATATGTATTACCGGGCCGGCGTGATGGAGCTCGGCCCGATCAATCCCGATCCGGAATCGCCCGAGCGCAAGCGGATGTTCGAGCTGATGCACTCGCTCAACATCCCGCTGGTCATGGAAGACACCAAGGGCCTGCTCGCCTATGCCGAGACCCAGAAGGCGGCCAACACCAGGATCATCGGCACCGTCGGCTATTGCATGAGCGGCCGCTACGCGGTGAACGCGGCGACCCATTTCGGCGATCGCGTCAAGGCCGCCGCCTCGGTCTACGGCACGCATCTGGCGACCGACCAGCCCGACAGCCCGCATCTTGCCGCGCAAAAGACCAAGGCCGAACTCTATTTCGCCTGCGCCGAGACCGATATCTACGCCCCGGCGGAGATCATCGAGCAGGTAAAGGCCGGCATGAAGGGATCGAACAACGAGGTCGAGATCTATCCCGGCACCCATCACGGCTTTGCGTTCCCCAAGCGCCCGGTCTATGACCGCGACGCCGCCGAACGTCACTGGGAGCGGCTGCTGGCGCTCTACCGCCGCAACCTCGTGAGCTAG